The genomic region CAGCTACCTCATGTATGTAAAGGAACATTAATAATTCAATATTCATTCCAGCACCCTTGCACTCTTACATATTGTACACAGTATTCAGATGTTCATGTACACCTTGTTTAGCTTGACATACCTTGTTTtttcctgtctatttctgtgcaAGTACATTAAGAGTAAAATCGTATTCAAATTGCTTGTATTTAGTAGCCTatacattaaattattaaataaacccgattctgattttttttttttgagcctCGCCTTATTTCGTAAACGTCATTTCCTGTACCTCGTAGTCTTCCGTCCGTCGCGCGCATCCTCAGGCCTCTTTACGACTCGGCAGGCAAAGATGGCGGATGCACAAGTACGTTCAGGAAAACGGCGTGGTGAATTTAAATCGCTATTTTTACACTCAAATAAACCTGTTTATTGAGATATGTTGTGTATTTGCCTTCACATGGTGTTTGTACACGGCCCTGAGCCATTTTAAACCACAATAAGTCTGTTAAAGATGGCATTTGTTGTTGCCGTTTTGCATACCCTCGTGTAACGTTGAACTAGCCGGAATGCTAACTCGGTTAGCTTAGCACTGTAGCAGTTAACTCTCAATTTACGGGGCATTGCTTTTTATATACTATAAGCGGGACCGACTCCAAACAAATCATTCCCCCCATAATTTATTTGACAGTGTCATTTTCTTGAAGGACGATTGTTGTCCTTCATATGAGGAAGTAAATCTTGAACTAGCTAACTTAGCGAGACCGGGCGGTGTTATGTGAATGGGTCGTCTTAGTGGAAGAAGTGTGGATGGCAGAGCTAACATGGTGTCTGTTTCACACAGTCGTAACTTGTTCTCTTGTTCCACAGACCGAGAGGGCTTATCAGAAACAGCCCACCATCTTCCAGAACAAGAAGCGTGTTCTGGTCGCTGATGGTGGCAAGGAGGTCAAGGAAAAGCTCCCCCGCTATCACAAGAGTGTGGGGCTGGGCTTCAAAACCCCAAGAGAGGTAACTTGAATTGTCTGGAAAATGATCCCCACTCTTGTCTTTGTTAGCTGCAGATGATGTCTTTCTCACGATGGTCTTCCAAGCCTTCAGGGTTCTGACGATAGTGCCTATTGGCAATGCTGATGCAGTCAAAAGAGTTAAAAATGGGACCACTTTCTATAGCAAAAGGAACACATTTGGGTATGATGCTAACAATGTATTTGGTTTTCACCAGGCTATTGACGGCACTTACATTGACAAGAAATGCCCCTTCACTGGAAATGTCTCCATTCGTGGCCGTATCCTCTCTGGTAAGTTAGAAACTTCACAGGATAATTCAAAATTAGCCCAATGGCACTGGCTTGGGATGCTGCAACATAGAACTTACTATCATTTAGACACGACACATTGCTGTGattataatttaaataaaattgcaCAGTGTTTGACCTATCAATACTCAGAAGTATACAAGACTAATGTGATGACTCTCATGCAAACTTGCACTTTATCCAGGAataaaatgtgcagacaaacacattacacattacttTAGCAAGATAATTGACTGCTTTTTAATTCCAGCATTACACAGATTACAATATCCACCCTCAGTATTCAGTATTGATGCCGCAGTTCTTGCTGTTGAGCACAAGATGAACTTGTTTCTTGACTCTAAATCAACATGCTCTTGTACAGGTGAAGCAACCCAAGCCAGAACCAGTGTCTTTTACAGGGTAACTTAACAAAACATTCATAACGACATTCCTTTTTCTTGTCACGATCCtgcaaatgatgtttttctcaCGATGGTCTTCCAAGCCCTCAGGGTTCTGACGACAGTGCCTAATGGCAACACTGATGTAGTGGAGTGACAATCCTATCAAAAATAGATTAAGAGTGTTCACTGCAGTGTCCATAGAAAGCTGCTTAACACTGCTATGATATTCACATtccctttgtgtgtttgtctacaGGTGTGGTGACCAAAATGAAGATGCAGAGGACCATCGTTATCAGACGTGACTACCTGCATTACATCCGCAAGTACAACCGCTTTGAGAAGAGGCACAAGAACAtctctgtccatctgtcacCTTGCTTCAGGTACTACGCTGCTCATGTGCTTTTATTTCAGGGTTCCTACAGTCATAGAAAATACGGAACAGTCAGAAATTATTACTCTAGTTTTCAAATGTGGATAGTTCAGAAGAATTGTATATGCAAAAACTTTGCCCTCAGCCAAATTTGATATTGCAATGTCAAGTTAGGTGCAGTATAACAATATATAAATGTCAATTCATGTGATATCCAGCCAAAAAAGTATATCACAACTTGCTgcaaatgatgttttttctcaCGATGGTCTTCCAAGCTCAAGAAGCTCTGACGACATTGCCTTTGGCAAATGCTGATGCAGCTCAGCTTTACTCATGTTCTTAATCAGCTTTGTTTTGGACAGAGGTACCCAAACCACCTGTTAATATCtttctcaaatgtattttctacAGAGACGTCATGGTTGGAGACATTGTCACCGTCGGAGAGTGCCGACCGCTCAGCAAGACCGTGAGGTTCAACGTCCTCAAAGTAACAAAGGCTGCTGGAGCCAAGAAGCAGTTCCAGAAGTTTTAGGTGTGACTGTGAACAGGAAGGCTGCTGATGGCTAACTGTCTCACTGTCAAATAAAGATAATCTTGTTTAAATTgccttttctgttgtttgtcttaTCCCATTTGGAGTTTGGTTCAAATAATATATGCCCATAATTGGCTTTGTTCTGTCTGCTTTATTTTCCTAAAGTGTATTCAGTCTTTTGCTTGTGCATACTAATCAGACATGATGGTACACTGTGTATTACCAGGTGGTGTGATAAGGGGTTATAGATGGCTTCATCTCTGAAGTACAGAAAAGTAGTCTGCTTTTCAATTAAATCTAGCGATAATTGAACATCAAATAAGACTTGCTGAAAAGATAACTTTAATCTGGTCTGAGCGCTTCAAGACTAAGAATTGGCAAATGTAGAAAATAGGATCAAGATTAAGCACATACTATGGGGTGACTATgacttggttgttttaaatccTCTACCCCAACATGTATAATGTAACTAAACTTTCAGATGAACATCTGAAATGACCTCTATTTTCTCCCAAGGTAGTGAGGcgttatttttttttggcagccTCATGAGGTAAACTTTCTAAGAGGTTATTTTACTCTTGGATCTGAAATCCAGTGAGCAGCAAACCAACAACGGTGACGTGGCAGCCAAAATGAATTATGGAAAGCTTTTCCTTGAACTGCGTCCCTGTGTCTAAACAACTGCCAATACCCCACTACTAACAATTCCACAAAATCAGTACAAGCCCAAGCAGTACCAAGCCACAAAGTGAAGCTCAGTAAATGCAGAGGGTCCTCCTTTCACTCGTCCACCCTGATGCACTGACTGCTTAAGTGTGTATGGTCAAGTTTTTAACACTACAAATTTAGGAAAATTGAAAGAAGTCgggatatatgtgtgtgtgtgtgtgtctatatatatatatatatatatatatatatattacccccccccccccccagactAGGTCATTGCAGGAAAAAACTAACTAGCAAACACCAGACACTTTTAATACTCTAAAACTATACAGGTAGAGAAATATTTCCACCCATGAAAAAAGGTATGTGTAAAATGGAATAACAAAAGTATTTTACAAACTAAAATGTATGGTGTAATTGGTGGGGAAGCCTTTGTTTACCATGGCAGCTTTTAAGATGCTTCCGGTATGAGGAAATCAATCTCTCAGTGTTCAGATGGGATTTAGGTCCATTCTTCCACACAGTCTTTAAATCTAAAAGATTAGGGGGGCTGCTGGTGAATTCCTGCTCAAAGTTACACTTACATCCAATCCTCACTGTCGTAGTGGATGGCAACAGATTCTTCTCAAATATTTCCCACTACATGGCTCCATTCATCTTCCCCTTGCTAATTTGGATTCTAGGGGTGCCATTAGATGAGAAAAAACTCCATATTATGATGCTTCCACTTCCAAACTACACTGTAGGTGTGGTATTTTGTAAGGTCATTTGCAGAGCCACTTCTACAAACATGACGTGTCGTATTACTTGCAGAAAAG from Epinephelus moara isolate mb chromosome 18, YSFRI_EMoa_1.0, whole genome shotgun sequence harbors:
- the rps11 gene encoding 40S ribosomal protein S11, with translation MADAQTERAYQKQPTIFQNKKRVLVADGGKEVKEKLPRYHKSVGLGFKTPREAIDGTYIDKKCPFTGNVSIRGRILSGVVTKMKMQRTIVIRRDYLHYIRKYNRFEKRHKNISVHLSPCFRDVMVGDIVTVGECRPLSKTVRFNVLKVTKAAGAKKQFQKF